The DNA sequence TCCACACCGAGACGTTCCACAATATCTTCGGTTTCACGGATACCTGCAGTATCGAGAAGGCGGAGCGGCACCCCCCGGACATTGACATACTCTTCGACGACGTCTCTCGTCGTTCCCGGCACGTCCGTGACAATTGCCTTATTCTCGTGGACAAGACTGTTTAAAAGAGAGGATTTACCGACGTTCGGCCGCCCCATTATGACAGTGGAAAGACCTTCGCGGAGAATCTTACCCTGATGCGCTGTCATCAGCAGCTGATCGACAGCATCTCTTACTTCCGAACCTTTTTCCCTGATCATGTCGAGCGTCATTTCTTCCGCATCATATTCCGGATAATCAATATTCACTTCAACACTTGCCACTGTCTCCAAAAGCTTCTGGCGCAGAGACTGAATTCTTGTTGAAAGCTTTCCCTCGACCTGATTCATCGCGACATTCATCGCCCGGTCCGTCTTGGCACGGATCAAGTCCATTACTGCTTCAGCCTGAGAAAGATCGATGCGTCCGTTTAAAAACGCCCGCTTAGTAAATTCTCCCGGTTCGGCAAGACGCACGCCATGACGCAGGACAAGCTGCAGCACGCGGTTGACGGATGTTAAACCGCCATGGCAGTTTATTTCAATAATGTCTTCCTTCGTATACGTCTTCGGCGCGCGGAGAACCGAGACCATCGCTTCTTCAATCGTCTCTTCTGTGTCGGGATCCTGAATATGCCCGTAGTTAATCGTATGCGTATCGACTTCCTCAAGCCGCCGCGGCCCTTTGTAAAGCTTGTCCGCAGCGGCGACTGCATCTTCCCCGCTGATACGCACGATGCCGATTGCTCCTTCTCCCATCGGGGTGGAAATTGCGGCAATTGTATCGATATCCATCAGCTTCCTCCTCCTTTCTACTCTTCCTCGTTTTTTATGAATGTTATTCCATTTAATGGAATTTTATATTCGGAGTGCTGAATAGAGTTTCTTTTAAAATGTAAGCTTCGTTAATGTGCGTGTTATTAACCGGTGGGATTTTCGCTTCCTGGCCGGATGTGGATATATGTTTCTTTCATGGATTACAAGTACTTCGATTTATGCTTTGATTCCAACTTACTAGATTATCATATTTTCAACCTTATGGAAAGGTTTCTGCATACTAAAAAAGACTGCCCGGAAGGCAGTCTTTCGAGGACAGTCTCAGGTGAGAACAATTACTTCGGCTTAACAATGACGCGCCGGTTCGGCTCTTTGCCGTCCGAGTCAGTTTCTACACTTGGATCATTTTGAAGGGCGGTGTGAATAACTTTGCGTTCATGGGAACTCATCGGCTCAAGCCGGACTTCCTGATTGATTCGCACG is a window from the Alkalicoccus halolimnae genome containing:
- the mnmE gene encoding tRNA uridine-5-carboxymethylaminomethyl(34) synthesis GTPase MnmE encodes the protein MDIDTIAAISTPMGEGAIGIVRISGEDAVAAADKLYKGPRRLEEVDTHTINYGHIQDPDTEETIEEAMVSVLRAPKTYTKEDIIEINCHGGLTSVNRVLQLVLRHGVRLAEPGEFTKRAFLNGRIDLSQAEAVMDLIRAKTDRAMNVAMNQVEGKLSTRIQSLRQKLLETVASVEVNIDYPEYDAEEMTLDMIREKGSEVRDAVDQLLMTAHQGKILREGLSTVIMGRPNVGKSSLLNSLVHENKAIVTDVPGTTRDVVEEYVNVRGVPLRLLDTAGIRETEDIVERLGVERSRKVVKDAELALLVLNYNEVLTEADEELFKLIRDQDSIIIINKTDLEARISLDRVRELANGNPVISTSLLKDEGVDELEEAIRSLFFAGDMDGGDMSYVSNSRHIALLEQAKRSVEEALDAAENGMPIDMVQIDITRAWEVLGEVIGDSVQESLIDQLFSQFCLGK